Sequence from the Phragmites australis chromosome 11, lpPhrAust1.1, whole genome shotgun sequence genome:
tatgtcccaaacttaaGACGTCGGATCATGATTCGGGGGCTCCGGGAGGCTACTTAGGCATCCATACTCCCAGCGCAAGGAGGGCTCACAGACCGCAAGTTTTGGGGGAATGAGTTTCTTCAGTGGCAACCCCCTCCCCCCGAAGGATCACTCACCACGCAAGGACTGCCACCCCCAGCCTCGtgacgtgaaccaaaaccatcgggCAGGTATGATTCGATCTGACAAAAGAATATCAGGGAACTAATCGCGTGTGTCATTTCTTCGAGCAAGTTCAACCCCAGAACGAACAGAAGGGCCTAGACCTCGAACTTCGGGCACGAGTAATGACCACTCCCCATAGGAAGGGGGAATCCTTGttctaccttgcaggatttgAAAGGGTCACGGACGCGGCACTGGTCACTCAGTGGGACATGCTTCCTCCTGACCATAAAGGAGCAAGCATATGACCATGCAGCGTCAGGTACATGATTCAATTCCATTTTTTCCAGTTGTTAAATATgaagcggagtatgagggcctcttaaccGGAACACGAGAATCACCCACGTGGGGAGAAACACCTACTAGCGGTGAGGGACTCGCTGCTAGGTGAAACCCCATCGCCAAGGGGTCTTCAGTGCTCGGACCGGACGATGGCGAGATACCTCTCTGAaatgagaaagctagagcaaagCTCCATTGGCTGGAAAGTTacacacgtccctcgcaagtATTTCTTCCCTTACCAATGGGCTCTCTGAaatgagaaagctagagcaacgctCCATTGGCTGGGAAGTTacacacgtccctcgcaagtATTTCTTCCCTTACCAATGGGCTgacccgtctagcttcttcttgcgaacctgtcccggttggagtctttgagagaaagactcacacggccaccCGCTGCGGTCTCAGGCTGGAgcggaagggatgctccgcttagaAACGAAACactagaggcaacacctttggaggcaatgcctccctcAGTGCCGTCGACCTTAGGTGGACACTATGTGGACGCTCTGCTCGATTtgggtatgacctggatggatcaaatcTCGGACTACCTAACTTTGCAGCACTCTgtttcaaatttatttatttattttattttcgagAACATTGATAGCTTACCACAGGACCGTAGGAGGCACAGATATAGCTAGAATAACAGTAGGCCCAACGTTAAGCAGGGTTGTGGCCGAATGATTCTTTCTCCAGTGCAGCGAGCACTCAATATTTCAGGAACGAATTTGTGGGGTCGATCGGATCAAGACACCAAGATCACTTCTAGTTATTTTCCCCAAATTATGCGTATGATAACATGTACGGGCACTTTATCAgagcaaaggaaagaaaagaaagtgtTCATCACGCAAAGGATGTCAGCTAGAAATGGTTATGCATGCATTGCATGGACATTAATCGTAGTTCTTTAATTTATTAACGGCAAAACAGTACAGTACAGTTTCGTGCCCGGTCGCATGGATCGGGGTTTAGCAAAGTAAACCTGGCCAACCTGATGTAACTGTATGCAAGCTGGCGTAATTAGATTCACAATGTTTTTTATAGGAATTAGCTAGATTCATAATGTTCatcgcaaaaagaaaaaggatccaTAACGTTGAAGGACGATGCAGGCGTGTTCATGGCTAGCTGCTATCTTGTTGGGTACGTTGAGTAATCAGTAGTACACATCAGTTTGGGCAGGACGTACTGCCCTGGCGAGGACTGCTTTGCTGAACAGCGATTCACTACGGCCGTCACTCGTACCGCTGCGCCCAAAAGATCGATGATCGTACCGGCCGTCCTACATTGCCGCCGGACGGCTGCGTAATGGTTACTCGTACGCGCTGCGCCCAGAACACACGGGCGCAGTGGCGTTCACGGTCCACGATCACCTGAGCATGCAGGTTATAGCGTACGTGCACGGACAGACGGACGGATGTAACCGTGCGTACGTCCGCGGAACGGCACGAACTACGTGAGAGAAAGCTGGTCCTCGTGATGCAGGTGCGCATGCCGGACACGATGGTTGGCCAGCACTGAACGATACGATATTGGTGTGTGCGCGCACGCCGCTACACGGGCGTACGTGCTGGCGTTTCTTCGTTCGGAGGCCGCGCGCGCCGGCGGCAACCGCGGGCAGGGGAGGGGCCGGGGCGGCCGGCCAGTGCATGCAGCTTTCACCTTCAGCACTGTGCCGACCGTCGACCCTGCAGCTGCTCATCAACCGACGAGCCGACACGGCGCGCATGCGCGGTACAGAGTACAGACTCCGAATTCGTGCTTTCGTAACGTTGTACTCCTAGGTTGCCTGCTCTTCTAGCGGTTAGGTTGCTTTACCGGAGTGAACTAGAGCTGACAAGTGGGCTGAACCGGCTCCCTCAGCCGGCCTCTCCGTTCTTCTCCCTTCCCAGTCAACCCCCTTCCCTCCCTTTCACCAGATCTGCAGCCACCTCCCTTGACCTTGCCACTGCCACTCCTCATATCCTTGTTTGTCATCTCCCAGCCTCACCTGAAACCTGACGGCCACAGTCAGTTTTGAACAAACTTTGGGATTGTTTGGTATAACTTCAACTACAAGATTCATGATGGATTTGGATTTCGtaagctaaaataaaatagtttaagtatTTGTTTTTAATGtgaaatacaaataaaatgttTTACTTAAACATTCCAAAACTATCCACAACTCtagctctaagaatttttagagctagcaATAAGAATTCTTAAAGCTGAAATTCTACCAAACATACACTAAGTTTCATACTGAATATGAGAAAAAGTAGAAATACCTGCGTAGAGCTTACTTAAAGTCAGAACTCGGAAGATATTGACAGAACAGAACCATCAAAGAAAGGAGCTCACATTTCTCCAAGGCTACTTGAAGATCTTTATTGCTGAATGTACAGAAGTTATTGATAAACACGTATACAAAAAATATTGGAGCCTGTATGGATTTGTTAGCGCTAGCCTACTACAAGTCTATAACGTCCTATTATTttgctttgataaaaaaatgaatCAGCTTAACAAACCAGAAGTATGTATTTCCTATACTTATAAGTAATCGTGTGGATCTGGCCAACCTATATCTGTTGTATAAATGATTAATTCAGTCACAATTTAAAGAATCATTGTCCGTTGATGACTCCCCTGAAAGTGTGATCTACGTCATCCTGATCTCGAAGCTGATTTGCCAGGACGCCAGAAACTCTTTGTAGCAACAAGAAATTGCTGTTTCACTATGACAGTTTCGTAGTGCAGGGACTTAAGAATTGGGCGCATCTTTTTTATCATTTGTATGGTGTCTTTCAACACAAACCATCTTCCAGGTCTCAATATCCTGTCGATTTCAGCTGCTACTTCAATGATGTCGCACCtaagaaaaagaacaaatatCACCTCAGATTTTGAAAGAAGGGGGGCACAGGTGGAAGTTCTGAAAGTGTGTGAACTACCTATTTGTAAGATTTCCAAGAAGATTGCTCATGTGGAGAAGATCATAGGTCCTTGGGTAGGTGTTGAAAGATTCACACCAGTCATGATATGCCCCAATCAGACCTCTGTTGAAAATAACTGGTAAGGTATCTGACTCGCCAACTGGTACAACATTCATAACCCATAAAGGTTGATTAATGAGTGCTGCTGCAAACCTGGTTCAACAAAATAAAGGCTAATTAGCATCCTCATTATGAAATGGAGTCTCAAATTACCTTGATAGCAATTGTATGCTATGCCAATCAACATCCAACTAAAAAGTAACATCTTTAGTATCACTAAGTTTCTGTTTTGCCTGATCCTCATAAAAGAAAAGGGATCTCTCTCTTGCAGTCCAAATAAGTACTAGTATCCCATAAAGAGCAACCGCTTAAGCCATCGCCGAAGTAAGGATGATTGAGTTCAAGGCTTAAAGTTATGGTTTGTGATAAGTTATGCCCATTTCACTAACAAAAATTTTCAGATTGAAAGGCAAAACCTCGTGTCCACCTGATATCTTTAAATCTCTAATGCTCGATGTATCAGAAACAATTGGTagtagggatgcaagttttgtattttttgggtCATTGGGTCAACCCAAAACTTAAATAAATGAACTAAAGATTCACTCCCACCcaattaagttaagaaaaaaatgaactaagtgaTGACCCAGAACTACCCATTGGGTACCCACTTGCATCCCTAATTAGTAGGCATGGTATAGTGCATTGAGAGCATTGCTATTTTCATGTCATACAGAACAAATTTAAGAGAATAAGCAGCAGAATATTGTCTTCACTTACCCTCCAGAACCAGCACTCATGTCCATTATATTACGGATACTTGACCAATTAAGTGGGAAGTCATTAAAATATATTTCTGAAACGACTTGTTTCCAATACTTTGTGTCAGCATCAAACTTCTCTTTGTTAGAAGCATAATCATCAGGTACGCTTGCATATTTGACATTAAGTCTTTCAGGCCACAGAACAGGCCAGTTGTTTCTTTCATCTGGACTGGAAACAGGAGCTGGCAAAATGCAACTGTCAAGAGGAGCATAcctgcaaatgcaaagaaaagatCAGTGGAATACATGACACCAAGTAGAAACTGCAAAATAAATCATTTGTGATGTCTACAACATCTGTAACCAGGACAGCTTGCAGATGTCATCTATCATGTTGCCGCTAATTGTCAGTGAATCAGTAAGTTACAACCAGAATATGCAACTGGTGAAAGACCAGCTGAAGTGATAATCTGCAACTTACCAAGGAAAACGTGATCCATCCCTCTCGGAGCATAGAGGGGGTTCATTGGCCTTCCTCTCAAAGTAGCAAGAATTTGATGTCGGTTTTTGATATATAACAACTCCGATTCCATTTATATCTTGAGATTTTACCACTGTTCTCCAGCAGATTGATTTGGTCAGAGTAACCATAGCTGCCACATGTGTTAAGGACATACTCAATTAGCATGAAAAATATTCACCACCCAAATGACAATATTTATTTGCCAAGAAGCAAAAGTACACAGAAAATTAAGTAGACAATGCTGTAGAGTGTAGACATCTTTAGAAGCTTTAGAGAAAGATAAAGTCCTTCTCCataattgtaaaaaaaatataactttttCCCAAAAGATAATACAGTAAAATGGTCAGCATATGTATTAGAGTTGTATATCAATAATTGCATTTTTAAATATACACATATTTATCATAATATCCACACACAGTTGGGCGGGTGATTGTTTCCTATTGACCTAATCTAAAAGCAAACGCTACAATTCTTCATAATCTCCATTTTTTCAGTCAGTCCTAACTAGAGCTCTGTGTCCTGAGTATCTTTCTGAAAATGGGTGCTTGCTCTATTCCCTACTAAAActagttcattttccttttaGGCAAAAACATGTGCCTAAGTACCCCACCTCTACACGGTCATTGGATAGTATTGCCATGATAAGAAATTGAGATTCAACAGATAACAAAATAGGAACCAAATTAAACTGAAATCACGAACCATTCCAGTCATCTTGGTCTCTTTTTTCTTGACGATAGACAGGGGTTGCAGACCAAATGAAATATCCTCCAGGCCTTAGCACTCTGTTAAGCTCCAACAATGGTTTTCCACCTGCCATCCCAAGtagccaaaaaatcaaaaaagaaCTTTTCAACGAAAATAAAGAATACAATTTTCTCAAAAGAATAGAATATAGAACTATAGTAGCTTGACTTCTTGTGAATACTAAGAAGAAATAGAATACTTACCGTTTGCATACCAATGGACCCTGCACCTTGCACAGTGGACAACATCAAATGCATTATCAGGAAATGGAAGCTTTTGTGTTCCAATCACTGAAAGAAAAGCTGGAATTCCACGCTCTAATGCAAACTGTATCTGAGCTTCATGTTCATCTTTTGGGGCAAATGACATAGTAATGACGTTCCTGTCAAGGAGGTATCCACCAAAACTGGCAACACCACATCCAACATCCAGGACAGTTCTTGTATGTGTTCCCCATTGAACAGTTGGCATAATCTGCAgagaaaaattataaatagCAAGTTATGACAAGATAAAGGGTGGGAAAACAGCAAGTTGTGACAAAAACCGATGGCAAAATTCTTGAGAAATGTTTACATGCCTAAACCCCAACAAAAGTAACTATTTTAGCAATGCAAGCACACCTTATCTTTTCAACCCAGCCAAGTGAAGTCTCAAACAACATATTAAAATGCCGAACACTGGCAGTGAAATTGACCAAAGGAAATACATATAAGAAGCATCTTAATTCACGAATTGCACGCAACTAACTTGGCCATCAAAATACTTAAGGAATTTTCTCTGCAAAGTTAACCAGTCCGAACATAGAGAAAGGTGATATAGTAATATCTACCTGTTCAATAAACTGAATATATCTTCCCACACCATCTTTGAATTGAGTTCCTCCTCCAGGAAAAACAAGATAATCACCAGACCACGTAACCCAGTTC
This genomic interval carries:
- the LOC133885354 gene encoding probable methyltransferase PMT23 isoform X2 codes for the protein MAVPSSDRARRPFLLSLSLFLLLSALLVLLFLFLDPSPGTLAFLPSRLAGSAPSLPPPLLPQRENPNAITPPGTGSPPHSQPTAPLAASVAKAEENIEASQPQATTGVEGIGNINSPRADNNSRAPAVEAGGKADTGVVPVGDGDGGGGDGGEVDVAVRWETCSRLGRGVAAADYIPCLDNVRAIKALRSRRHMEHRERHCPVAPRPRCLVPLPAGYRTPLPWPRSRDMIMPTVQWGTHTRTVLDVGCGVASFGGYLLDRNVITMSFAPKDEHEAQIQFALERGIPAFLSVIGTQKLPFPDNAFDVVHCARCRVHWYANGGKPLLELNRVLRPGGYFIWSATPVYRQEKRDQDDWNAMVTLTKSICWRTVVKSQDINGIGVVIYQKPTSNSCYFERKANEPPLCSERDGSRFPWYAPLDSCILPAPVSSPDERNNWPVLWPERLNVKYASVPDDYASNKEKFDADTKYWKQVVSEIYFNDFPLNWSSIRNIMDMSAGSGGFAAALINQPLWVMNVVPVGESDTLPVIFNRGLIGAYHDWCESFNTYPRTYDLLHMSNLLGNLTNRCDIIEVAAEIDRILRPGRWFVLKDTIQMIKKMRPILKSLHYETVIVKQQFLVATKSFWRPGKSASRSG
- the LOC133885354 gene encoding probable methyltransferase PMT23 isoform X1, giving the protein MAVPSSDRARRPFLLSLSLFLLLSALLVLLFLFLDPSPGTLAFLPSRLAGSAPSLPPPLLPQRENPNAITPPGTGSPPHSQPTAPLAASVAKAEENIEASQPQATTGVEGIGNINSPRADNNSRAPAVEAGGKADTGVVPVGDGDGGGGDGGEVDVAVRWETCSRLGRGVAAADYIPCLDNVRAIKALRSRRHMEHRERHCPVAPRPRCLVPLPAGYRTPLPWPRSRDMIWYNNVPHPKLVEYKKYQNWVTWSGDYLVFPGGGTQFKDGVGRYIQFIEQIMPTVQWGTHTRTVLDVGCGVASFGGYLLDRNVITMSFAPKDEHEAQIQFALERGIPAFLSVIGTQKLPFPDNAFDVVHCARCRVHWYANGGKPLLELNRVLRPGGYFIWSATPVYRQEKRDQDDWNAMVTLTKSICWRTVVKSQDINGIGVVIYQKPTSNSCYFERKANEPPLCSERDGSRFPWYAPLDSCILPAPVSSPDERNNWPVLWPERLNVKYASVPDDYASNKEKFDADTKYWKQVVSEIYFNDFPLNWSSIRNIMDMSAGSGGFAAALINQPLWVMNVVPVGESDTLPVIFNRGLIGAYHDWCESFNTYPRTYDLLHMSNLLGNLTNRCDIIEVAAEIDRILRPGRWFVLKDTIQMIKKMRPILKSLHYETVIVKQQFLVATKSFWRPGKSASRSG